The following proteins are co-located in the Apium graveolens cultivar Ventura chromosome 5, ASM990537v1, whole genome shotgun sequence genome:
- the LOC141660676 gene encoding uncharacterized protein LOC141660676 — MLAYGAEAVVPLENFHVSLRVQAFEPETNKEGTRLALDLIDEVKDEANAEITEHKKRASFHYDQRVNGRFFKKGDLVLRKVEASGIGERGKLMPNWEGPYRDKKTFSRGSYKIETLDDIDVPRTWHALNLKVYYV; from the coding sequence ATGCTCGCTTACGGGGCTGAAGCAGTCGTACCCCTGGAAAATTTTCATGTATCTCTTAGGGTTCAGGCCTTTGAGCCCGAAACCAACAAAGAAGGAACGAGGCTGGCCCTTGATCTAATTGATGAGGTTAAGGATGAGGCTAATGCCGAAATCACGGAGCATAAGAAGCGAGCCTCTTTCCACTACGACCAAAGAGTTAATGGAAGGTTCTTCAAGAAAGGAGATCTCGTACTTAGAAAAGTAGAAGCATCTGGCATAGGAGAAAGGGGAAAATTGATGCCCAACTGGGAAGGCCCCTACAGAGATAAGAAGACTTTCAGTCGAGGTTCTTACAAGATTGAGACCTTGGACGACATTGACGTCCCTCGTACCTGGCATGCCCTCAATCTCAAAGTTTATTATGTTTAA